In the Syntrophus gentianae genome, CTTTTCTTCTTGATAAACCACCAGATCCCGTAAAGAATCGCTCCAACCAGTGCAATTTCGAAAAGACCGATTCCACTGCCGCCGAGTCCGCCACTGCTGGCCATGCCAAGGCTACCGAAGAGCATGCTGCCCAGAATACCACCCAAGATACCGCCAGCGAGACCACCAGCCATGTTTCTCAGGAAACCACCGCTCTGGGGCTGGTTCGTGGCAGGTGTCATCTGTCGTGACGGGTTGATGGTGCTTTTAGAGGGAGAACTGGGCGATGCGTAAGTACGAGATCCTCGGCTGCCGAAAGACTTGCTGCCACCTGCTCTGGCAAAAGCGTCAATCTCCAGGACGTAAAACAGCATTGCGACCAGACTGACAATCACAAGCCCATATTTTATAGACTTTTCCATTAACATATTTTTCTCCTTATAAGATGTTTTGTGCAATTAATAAGGCACGAGGATTATACCCGATTACTACCCACCAAACTGGAAGGATAGCCCGTGGCAATCGTACCGTACGCACTGAAAATCCTTTGATTTTTAAATCAGGATATAAACGGGGAGCCCCTATTAGGGTAAATGTAAGCTACTTGAGAAGAGATGAAGATGGATGTAATTTCATGGATAGCTGCACTTAACAAAGGGAAATAAGCCACCAAGTTAAGAGGAGCAGTTAATGTCGGAGGTACGGACCCGATTTTGTTTTTTCCCAGGACCCCGGTAAGATTTTTGATCTTACAGACGGAACGGGAGCGCAGTAAAAATGTCTTGTCACTGTAGGAGAAGGCCCCTGCAAGAATCACAAGGAGGAAGCATGCGGAGGATATTAAAATGATCTTCTTAATCAGGGAGTCGTGCATAGAAAATTTTTAACCGTTTAACCTTATATGAAAATCACAGCTATCATTTATTTTTTATTCGCGTCAAGGGATATCTTGATCATATCGGAGTCAAGGGTGCATCCTTTGCTGATCTCAAAAAGGTTGATGGATGCTGAGTATTCTTTTCGGAAAAACTTTCTCCAATCATTGACAAACATCAAAATCGTGACTTTTATAAGAATGTCTGGAAGCGCTCTCTATCATGCAAATTCCCATGACTGGAGGTATTTTTTTTGCAGCCAAGAGACAAGATAATGAAAAAATACAGCAACAGGCATATAATGGATTTAAAAAAAAGCGAAAGGGGGTTAGGAGAAATGTTATTGAACTTAACTGACGAACAGAAAAATTCTGTAAAGATTACCTATAACTCTAACCGCTTCGTAGTCAATATAGGTAAAAATGATCCCATACTCAGAGAGTATTATTCAGTGGACAATATGATGAAGGAATTCGATGAGAATGGAATTGAAAAAGCGGAATTTGATGATAGGGCTCACTTTATGTACGAACAGAGATATGAATTCCGTATCAATCATGATAGGAAAGAATCCTTGCATTAACTTATCGACAATTTGATTGTAGCCGATCACCATGCACAATGCCGGTTGAATTCAAATGATTTGAAGGAAACCGGCATTTTATTTTTGACCATCCTTTGTCAATCAGCCGTACATTTCCTCTCCCTTCGGATTATTTGCCGCTATAAACCAGCCTTTCCGGTCAAGGACAGATCCCTCCAAAATCAATCCCCTTTCCAATTTTAAATTCCATTGACTTCAAAAATAAAAAAATGATAGGGGTTGCGATAATTGCTTTTCGCCAGCGACTATTTTTACAAGCCAGCCCCCAGCAAGGAGGTTCCAATGCTCATTGTTCGACAGATGCAGGTCAGTTCCATGGCTGTTTTCGCCTATCTTGTCGGTGATTCGGATACAGGAGAGGCCCTGGTCATCGATCCGGCAGCCAACATCAGTGGTATTCTCTCTACGGCCGCCAAAAACAACCTGCAGATAAAATATATTGTCAATACCCATGGGCATGTGGACCACATCAGCGGAAACAAGGAAATGAAAGAGAAAACCGGCGCACCCATCATTATTCATGAAGGGGATGCCTTCATGCTCGGCCATACCCCACCCATGCTGTTGCAGATGTTCGGAGCGGAAGACTCCCCGCCTGCCGACATCACGGTGAAGGATGGCGATGAGATTAACGTGGGCAAGGTCTCTTTGAAGGTTATCCATACACCGGGACATTCTCCCGGAGGGATGTCCCTGTATATTAAAGGATTTGTTTTTACCGGCGATACCTTGTTCGTTGAAAGCGTCGGTCGAACGGATCTGAACGGTTCGTCCGCACCGCAGATGTTTCGTTCCATCAAGGAAAAGCTGTTTACATTACCGGACGATACCCAGGTTCTGCCGGGACACAACTATGGCAGAACATCCACGTCAACCATAGGTCACGAAAAACATTACAATCCCTTTTTGCGGTGAAGGAAAAAGAATTCGGAGGAAGGAAATGAAAAAGATGGGCCTGATTAAAACCCGTTTTGAAGGACTGAAATTGTCTAATGTCGGAAAGGTTCGAGATATCTACGACCTCGGCTCCCATCTTCTTATTGTGGCTACGGATCGGATATCCGCTTTCGATGTGGTCATGCAGGAACCCATTCCGGATAAGGGGAAAATCCTGACTTCGATGTCCGCTTTCTGGTTTAGTAAAATGGAGGATATCGTCGGGAATCATCTTGTTTCCATCAATCCCGATGATTATCCTTCAGAGTGCGCACCCTTCCGGGAAGAACTTGAAGGAAGAAGCATGCTGGTCAAGAAGGCGTCTCCTCTTCCCGTGGAATGTATTGTTCGCGGTTATCTGAGCGGATCAGGATGGCAGGATTATCGACTGAGTAAAACGGTTTCCGGCATCCGGCTTCCCGACGGCTTGAAGGAATCCTCCAAACTGGCCGTCCCGATTTTTACCCCATCGACCAAAGCACCCGAGGGTGAACATGACTCCCCCATTACCCGCAAAGAGACGGAAGACATCCTGGGTGTCGAAAACACGGCAAAGATCATTGAAATCAGTCTCGCCATTTACAACCGGGCGTCAAAGATCGCCGATGAGGCAGGAATCATCATTGCCGACACGAAAATGGAGTTCGGCCTGATTGACGGGAAGCTGATTCTCATTGATGAACTGCTCACGCCTGACTCCTCCCGCTTCTGGCCTAAAGCCGATTACATTGAAGGCCGTCCACAGAAGAGCTTCGACAAGCAGTTTCTCCGCGATTACCTGCTTTCCCTGAGTTGGAATCAAAAACCACCGGCTCCAAACCTTCCGGAAGAAATTATCATCAAGACCCGTGAAAAATATGAGGAAGCCCTGAAACGTCTTGTGACGCAATGAAAAATGCCGGATCAAAGAGGTTTTCAGGCGGCAGAGCAGAAGGAACGCGGGGATACTTCAAATTTACCATTTCAGGCGCATCTTCGAGGTGAAGATGTTGTATCGGTGCAAGGAGCGCTTTGAATGTGGAAGAGGATAAGTTTGTTCCAACCCTTGACAACGGGAACACCTGTTATTATCTTTTATACCGAAAATCCAACAGGCACTTCAACAGGTCGTTTTTCCACAATTGGGAGAACCGGGAAAACAAAACGTCGGAAGCCTTCGCCTTCTGCCCTCCCCTTTGCCATCAGGATGGTCATAAGATTTGCATAGACGTTTGCATCACTAGAAATGAAGGAAGCTCATGAGCACAATGGTAAAAACTTGTTATTATGAGGTCTTAGGGGTAACCCGGGAGGCCACCGAGGACGAAATAAAAAAGACTTACCGCAGACTGGCCATGCAGTACCATCCGGACCGCAATCCGGGAGACCAGGAAGCTGAAGAGAAATTCAAGCAGGCCGCAGAGGCTTATGAGGTGTTGAGCGACAGGAAAAAAAGGGACATCTATGATCGTTATGGACATGATGGTCTCAACAGCAGCGGATTCCAGGGGTTTTCCGGATTTGACGACATTTTTTCCAGCTTCGGAGATATTTTTGAAGATATCTTCGGATTCAGCAGCTCCCATTCCCGATCCCGAACAGCGGGGCGTGCGGGTGCCGATCTTCGGTATGATCTGACCTTGACCTTTCTGGAAGCAGCCTTCGGGGCCGAAAAGGACCTTAAAATCCGCAAATCCGTCACCTGCATGGAATGCCACGGATCAGGCGCTGATCCCGGATCGGAGATTCGAACGTGCAGTTATTGCGGCGGCCGGGGCCAGGTTCTCCAGAGCAGCGGTTTCTTCAGCATTCGCACAACCTGTCCTGAATGTCGTGGCTATGGTAAAATCATTGTCACGTATTGCAGTTCCTGCCATGGCAGCGGCAAGACCACCCATGAAAAAACAGTCCATGTAAAAATACCCGGCGGCGTGGAAACAGGTTCCCGGCTCCGTCTTCGCGGCGAGGGTGAAGATGGTGAATTTGGAGGGCCGAGCGGTGACCTCTATGTTTTCCTCTCTGTTGAACCTCATGAATTTTTCGACCGAAGGGGCTATGACGTTTACTGCAGAATCCCAATCTCCTTTGTGCAGGCCGCTTTAGGCGCAAAAATCGAGGTCCCCACACTGACGGGAGCAGAAAAGCTGAAAATTCCGAAAGGAACGCAGAACGCCACCCAGTTTCGCCTGAAAGGAAAAGGCATCCCTCACATCAAAGGATTTGGAAGTGGAGACCAGATCATCGAAACAACGGTTACCATCCCGACTTCTCTGACCCGGAAGCAGGAAGAACTTCTGCTTGAATTTGCTAAACTGGACAAAAAATAATGGAGGTATAAGGATCGTGTTTAAGTCATTCGTAAAGAGAACCTTGTTCGCAATTTTGTCGATATCCTTGTTTTTCCTCAGCTCTGGATGTGGTGTGGAAACAGCCCTCGTTGCCGGTGGCGCCGCAGTGGGTGCGGGAACTGGCACCTTTTTCTTTGTCAATGGGGAATTGAAGACGGACTATCCCTATTCTTTTGATAAGGTCTGGACGGCCTGCGAGAAGACCGTAGCGGATATGCATGGTACGGCCGTTGATCCCAAGAAAGAAATCAGCGAGGGGACGATCTCCACCAGAATCAACGATGAAACGGTGAAATTTACGGTAAAATACAAAGATAAAAATCTGACGACCGTAGGCGTCCGTGTAGGAATCATGGGGGATCAGAACGCTTCGAAAATGATGCACAACAAGATCAGCGATAATATTCCCAAGGGTTGACAGGCCAGTCCGGCTGTCCACTTCTACCCTATGAGCAGGGTGAGATTGCCCTTATTTCACCTCAGAAACAACGCCTCACCCTGCTAATCACCCTTGCTTTCCAATCCATAGGCCTTGATTTTCTTGTGCAGATTGCTTCGCTCCAACCCAATGGACTCTGCCGTTTTTGAAATGTTGCCTTCAAATTCACGGAGTTTTTTTGCAAGATAAGACTTTTCAAAATCCATTTTGGCTTCCCGAAACGAACCGGCAGCAAAATCCAGCCCGAAATCCCGAAATGGCTCCACTTTATGGCCCTCTTTGGGAAGCGGAGGGATATCTCTTGCGGATATGACGTTTGAGGTCGACAAAAT is a window encoding:
- a CDS encoding DUF3568 domain-containing protein encodes the protein MFKSFVKRTLFAILSISLFFLSSGCGVETALVAGGAAVGAGTGTFFFVNGELKTDYPYSFDKVWTACEKTVADMHGTAVDPKKEISEGTISTRINDETVKFTVKYKDKNLTTVGVRVGIMGDQNASKMMHNKISDNIPKG
- a CDS encoding cytoplasmic protein, which produces MQPRDKIMKKYSNRHIMDLKKSERGLGEMLLNLTDEQKNSVKITYNSNRFVVNIGKNDPILREYYSVDNMMKEFDENGIEKAEFDDRAHFMYEQRYEFRINHDRKESLH
- the dnaJ gene encoding molecular chaperone DnaJ gives rise to the protein MSTMVKTCYYEVLGVTREATEDEIKKTYRRLAMQYHPDRNPGDQEAEEKFKQAAEAYEVLSDRKKRDIYDRYGHDGLNSSGFQGFSGFDDIFSSFGDIFEDIFGFSSSHSRSRTAGRAGADLRYDLTLTFLEAAFGAEKDLKIRKSVTCMECHGSGADPGSEIRTCSYCGGRGQVLQSSGFFSIRTTCPECRGYGKIIVTYCSSCHGSGKTTHEKTVHVKIPGGVETGSRLRLRGEGEDGEFGGPSGDLYVFLSVEPHEFFDRRGYDVYCRIPISFVQAALGAKIEVPTLTGAEKLKIPKGTQNATQFRLKGKGIPHIKGFGSGDQIIETTVTIPTSLTRKQEELLLEFAKLDKK
- a CDS encoding phosphoribosylaminoimidazolesuccinocarboxamide synthase, with the protein product MKKMGLIKTRFEGLKLSNVGKVRDIYDLGSHLLIVATDRISAFDVVMQEPIPDKGKILTSMSAFWFSKMEDIVGNHLVSINPDDYPSECAPFREELEGRSMLVKKASPLPVECIVRGYLSGSGWQDYRLSKTVSGIRLPDGLKESSKLAVPIFTPSTKAPEGEHDSPITRKETEDILGVENTAKIIEISLAIYNRASKIADEAGIIIADTKMEFGLIDGKLILIDELLTPDSSRFWPKADYIEGRPQKSFDKQFLRDYLLSLSWNQKPPAPNLPEEIIIKTREKYEEALKRLVTQ
- a CDS encoding MBL fold metallo-hydrolase; the protein is MLIVRQMQVSSMAVFAYLVGDSDTGEALVIDPAANISGILSTAAKNNLQIKYIVNTHGHVDHISGNKEMKEKTGAPIIIHEGDAFMLGHTPPMLLQMFGAEDSPPADITVKDGDEINVGKVSLKVIHTPGHSPGGMSLYIKGFVFTGDTLFVESVGRTDLNGSSAPQMFRSIKEKLFTLPDDTQVLPGHNYGRTSTSTIGHEKHYNPFLR